The proteins below are encoded in one region of Gopherus evgoodei ecotype Sinaloan lineage unplaced genomic scaffold, rGopEvg1_v1.p scaffold_38_arrow_ctg1, whole genome shotgun sequence:
- the LOC115642173 gene encoding zona pellucida sperm-binding protein 3-like — MGYSLGFALLCWAVSGVTCFNPWDFSRSDSAIWRPTPRAEPPRRQAYVPSLAQPYPWAQVDASQFRAVSPLQPVTVQCEEAQMVITVHRDLFGTGQLIKAADLSLGSAACQYMSLNAAENTVTFAAGLHECGSTLQMTPNSLVYSTNLFYNPTPASNPVIQRTSAAVIPVECHYPRKDNVSSRAIKPTWVPFSSTLSAEERLDFSLRLMNDDWSAERPSNGFQLGEVMHIQADVRTGNHVALRLFVDSCVATLDPDRDSSPHYAVIDFNGCLVDGRSDDTTSAFVSPRPRQDTLQFMVDVFRFAGDASDLIYITCHLKVTATEQAPDALNKACSFNKAGNIWSPVEGTRQICSCCETGNCGLVGGQSRSMNPLERWSGRRFQRDVPPRHGDSWGREDQADVVVGPLFILNQGSKGLLEHHLEVPQGAAEEQGIKVGLISMAAAIALAWFPWLWL, encoded by the exons ATGGGGTACAGCCTGGGCTTTGCCCTCCTATGTTGGGCAGTCAGTGGGGTGACCTGTTTCAATCCCTGGGATTTCTCTAGGAGTGATTCAGCCATCTGGAGACCCACCCCGAGGGCTGAGCCACCTCGCAGACAAGCCTATGTGCCCTCTCTTGCCCAGCCCTACCCCTGGGCTCAGGTTGATGCGTCCCAGTTCAGGGCTGTGTCCCCGCTGCAGCCTGTCACAGTGCAGTGTGAGGAGGCTCAGATGGTGATCACTGTGCACAGGGATCTGTTTGGGACAGGGCAACTGATCAAAGCTGCTGACCTGAGTCTTGGCTCAGCTGCCTGCCAGTACATGTCCCTTAATGCTGCAGAGAACACAGTGACCTTTGCAGCTGGGCTCCATGAATGTGGCAGCACCTTGCAG ATGACCCCGAACTCCCTAGTCTACAGTACAAACCTGTTCTACAACCCAACCCCTGCCAGCAACCCAGTGATCCAGAGAACCAGTGCGGCTGTGATTCCTGTTGAGTGTCATTATCCCAG GAAGGACAATGTGAGCAGCAGAGCCATCAAGCCAACGTGGGTTCCCTTCAGCTCTACCCTGTCTGCAGAGGAGAGGCTGGATTTCTCTCTGCGCCTGATGAATG ATGACTGGAGCGCTGAGAGACCCTCCAATGGATTCCAGCTGGGAGAGGTCATGCATATCCAAGCTGATGTCCGCACTGGGAACCATGTGGCTCTGAGGCTCTTTGTGGACAGCTGTGTGGCAACCCTGGACCCAGACAGGGACTCCTCTCCCCACTatgctgtcattgacttcaatgg CTGCCTGGTGGATGGGAGATCAGATGACACCACCTCAGCCTTTGTATCCCCCAGGCCCAGGCAGGACACACTGCAGTTCATGGTGGATGTGTTCAGGTTTGCAGGAGATGCCAGTGACTTG ATCTATATCACCTGCCATCTGAAAGTCACCGCAACTGAACAAGCCCCAGATGCCTTGAACAAGGCTTGTTCCTTCAACAAAGCAGGCAACAT CTGGTCTCCAGTGGAAGGCACCAGACAGATCTGCAGCTGCTGTGAGACAGGGAACTGTGGGCTGGTTGGAGGACAGTCCAGGAGTATGAACCCTCTGGAGAGATGGTCAGGGAGGCGCTTCCAGAGAGATGTGCCCCCCAGGCATG GTGACTCCTGGGGGAGAGAAGATCAGGCTGATGTTGTGGTTGGACCACTGTTCATTCTCAATCAAGGCTCAAAGGGTCTCTTAGAACATCATCTGGAAGTACCACAGG gtgctgcagaggagcagggcATAAAGGTGGGCCTGATTTCCATGGCAGCAGCCATAGCTCTGGCCTGGTTTCCATGGCTATGGCTGTAG